Proteins co-encoded in one Papaver somniferum cultivar HN1 chromosome 5, ASM357369v1, whole genome shotgun sequence genomic window:
- the LOC113277557 gene encoding heavy metal-associated isoprenylated plant protein 6: MSKKLCCMVLRLNIDCNACYRKLRRILLNMKDLESHLIEKRQNRLSICGRFVPQDVAIKIRKKMNRRVEILDIEFSSDNEDEDSNNDHAESRPFLFSA; this comes from the exons ATGTCAAAAAAG TTATGTTGTATGGTTTTGAGGCTCAACATTGACTGCAACGCTTGCTACAGAAAACTTCGAAGAATTCTCCTTAACATGAAAG ATTTGGAATCTCATTTGATAGAGAAGAGGCAGAACAGACTAAGTATATGCGGAAGATTTGTTCCTCAAGATGTTGCGATTAAGATTAGGAAGAAGATGAATCGCAGAGTTGAAATCTTGGACATAGAGTTTAGCAGCGACAATGAAGATGAAGACAGCAACAACGATCATGCAGAGAGCAGACCCTTCTTGTTTTCtgcttaa